Part of the Aquarana catesbeiana isolate 2022-GZ linkage group LG06, ASM4218655v1, whole genome shotgun sequence genome is shown below.
GCGTCAAAGGAAGATCAAACAAAAATCTAGGTATATgcagaaacaaaaagaaaagaaaaagaccaATAATGAATAGATTATACTATAAAAAAATCCTACTGTAAAACAAAAAATTGATACACCAAAACAATGGACGCTCAGTAGTGTCGTCCAAACAGGTGATAATGATAACCATACCTATCATTTAGAGGTTTGTAAGGTGAATCTATCACCATGGAAGTTGGTCAATAGCGCAAAGATAGATCCCACTGTCCTTCTACAGTGGccttgtcatgaccttgcagtaatacattcatgacctgtctgtctcttacctggtctgtgtatcggccttgaggcttgtactttcacacctgcatgcttaagtaatcttccctcagtgtggctccaccctagcctcaacaggaaccactatttaacaccgtattctccaagcctgccttgccgtgcaatattgtgtgtttggcttcctgtttgccgtgtgctctaagtttgtctctgtctctgttactgatcttggcgtgttcccgcctatccctgtctgcttgtgaccctgacctttggcgcgttctcgactatccctgtttgcctgtgaccctgacttttggcgtgttctctgttatccttgtctgctagtcgccaagacatttggctacctccttactattccttgctgtcctgggctgctgtttcctctctatcctcctgtagcctaccgtgagcgtgagctgggagaccctgggggacgcgacctggagccagttgcagcccagtccatcctcaccactagaggctctggtgaacacctactggctcttagactctgcgccccggggaatctatgctctaactcactgtgggatccgtgttggtgctccaggggacctgccttcctgaaccaccccgagttccatctgcagcagtcagccttagggtccactatcatagcggtgcactcctgaccccaacggggtgcatctgtcacctggatacaggtgacctgaaaGGCCTTCTACAGTGGGATCTGTCTTTGCGGTATGGACCAACTTCCATGGTGATAGATTCATCTTACAAACCTCTAAATGATAGGTATGATTATTATTATCAACTGTTTGGATGACACTACTGAGCGTCCATTGTTCtggtgtatttattttttattttatagtacGATTTTTTATAGTATAATCTATTCATTATTGGTCTATTTCTTTTTGTTTCTGCATATACTTAGATTTTTGCTGGATCTTCCTTTGATGCTCCTCAGGCCCCTTTTTGGGAGGTAGGTTAAGGCGAacatgggggggggatcttttATGGGGTCACGGCTCAGTTTTCCCTCCTGCTTTGGCTACATGGCATTTCACTGGCGTTCTAGTCTTCTTTTATCTGTTGAGCTGGGAATCTATTCTAATGGACACATAAGGCACGTGAGGTCAGTATGGATACCTGCATGCACATTTTGTTCTTTTGTTATAACTTTTATGTTATAAGTTATGTTACATTATGAACTTTGACATGCATTTGTAATTTTTTATCTATTGATATTATAGATTGTATGTATTGATCTGGAAAATGTCAGCCCACTTACCCTGAAGAAGACCTCTACCTCATTCGTCGAAACACGTTGGATTTCTTCTGTCTTTCCGACAgttgctctgggctttccttctccttttttgtattgtttgtttttcatgtttaTTCTTATCACTATCATGTGTGTCAACTGTATAAATTCTGCTGACATGttgtaataaatttgtatttttacaaAATTCCCTACTCCTTGAGCATTTCTGGttctttaaagtcccactttttgagGAACTTAGTTTTTACATTTGTTTAgattcggcattcgttatttcggataatttgtaacttcggataaattggtattcgttacgttcactaacaaccaaatttgaaaggaaattgcaatacctataatttaatagttagttgttattattagttagttagctattatttagaatttttggattttcagtctttcgagtttttgtattttctttcttattttcggatttacgaatttacaaaattacgaatttacaaaattacgaatttacAAAATCACGAAttttcgaattgcgatcataatgaatgtcctgaaaaatgaaaaaaaaaaaacaaacaaaaacaaaacgaaacgaaaacgaacacatttttcggcagtgcacatgtctagaaccgATTCGTTTTTGGAATACGTTTGGTATCTTCGGCATTCATTTAGTTTCATTCGGGTACATTAAGAAGAGACGGTTATAAAAAAGTGGGCAGCCACCGCGTgcctaacaaccatgactcatcttcTGCCAGCGGGATTCCCTGCtgtcagcagaatgtaaacaaaacaaatgccagttacattaaaaaaaaaaacagcgtggggtccccccaatccataccaggcccttacgtctggtatggattttaatgggaacaaTGGACATAGTAACAAATGTGAACAAATCCAAAAAAGTTATAATGAAATTTTCAGATTTATTTCAATTTAAATTCATTTAATTAATTTGGATTCTTTGAGAattgctggttgttaagaagcgggcGGCCAcctcgtccttaacaaccatgactcatctccTGTCAGCGGGATTCTAGTATGGagtttaagaggaaccccgtgccaaaattaaaaaaaaaatggcttgggggtctttcccccaaaaaatttataCCAGACGTAGAATAGGAAAGAGCTGCAAACCCCCCACAACCACGCGCTTTGCATGTGGTTGCTGTGCGTTTGTTGGCAACAATGAGGTATAAAACAGGCAATGAGGAAAAGTCacatcgcctcctcactgcctgttaatCACTGCTGAAAAGCAATCTGAactcagattgctcttcagaggagtGGTGGATTTAGCTGCACATCTGAAGAGATGACTCTCCCAGTTTCTCTTGTGtctccgggacaggaagtgaagggaaatctccccaataggacagcaaaaaaaacaaaactaaaaaaaatctgtcaagggttctaaccctttcctattctacccaaaactaaaaaaatatatatttttttattttagtggtcactagagtggagaagggttagtGATGATTTAAATGTCCCGCCCAAAGCAATAAATTGTCCATTGTTGGTGGATGTTCTCTGTGACATATTATACAGTATAATACATTGCCAGCTTTCCATTAACCCTTCCATGGGCTCAGGGTAGGTGACCCCTCTGGTGGGTGGGGGTTGAGTGGGGGGTGGGGTTCAGCATTAATGTATGTAAAGTATAATAGCTCAGCGGGTACCGTTCTCTTTCTCCTGCCTCTGCCGGTGTGCGTGCTGCCGGGCCGCCGCTGCGATCTTCAGCTCCAGCTGTTTCCTCTTCACTGCGTCCGTGGGCATGGGGTCACTGAAGTGTGGGCGCAGGCGGCAGCCACGCTGGCTTTTCCCTGAGTCACCGGCTTCATGAGTCATGTCTGAGCTCGACCTCCGACACCCGGGACTGCAGAGCTGAATGACAAAGATAATGAGAGATAATGAGTGACACCGCCAGTCCATCTATTTATCATACCTGCTAGATTTGTTCCATAGATATGTTATGATGCAAATCCTGAAAATAAATGTAGTGAtaattctccccttgctttgtttTTGAATCTTCCTATAATCCGGGGTGGGGggggctgctcccccccccccatagcagtgtcatcTGCCCCCTAcactctcccccccaccccacactgTAGTATCCTCTGATTCTTTGTGCCCACCCagcagtgtcctgtacccccccaaAAGCAGTGTACTGTGCCCCCCAGCAGtttccttcacatcaccccccccccccactgtagtgtcttctgcccccaaTAACAGTGTCCTGTGCTCCCcctcaaagcagtgtcctctgccgccccccttcacatcacctccctcacactgtagtatcctctgcccccccctacggtagtgtcctgtgcccccctccaaagcagtgtcctctgtccccctcacaTCACCctacccccactgtagtgtcctctgcctcccccccaAAGCAATGTCCTGTGCCCCTATCACATTACCCTACCCCCAATGTAGTGTCCTCTGACTCCCCCCCATAGCAATGTCCTGTGCCCCTATCACATTACCCTACCCCCAatttagtgtcctctgccccccccccccccatagcagtgtccattgcccctctcacatcaccctacccccactgtagtgtcctctgccccccccatagcaatgtcctgtgcccccctcacatcaccctatccccactgtagtgtcctctgccccccccccatagcagtgtccattgcccctttcacatcaccctacccccactgtagtgtcctctgcctcccccccccatagcagtgtcctgtgcccctctcacatcactctatccccactgtagtgtcctctgcccccccctatagcagtgtcctgtgtgcccccccccaaagtagtgtcctctgtccccttcacatcaccttcctccactgtagtgttctctgccccccctccccatagcagtgtcctgtgccccccccatagcagtgccttgtgccccccccccccccaaagcagtgtcctctgtccccttcatatCACCTTCctccactgtagtgttctctgcccctcccccatagcagtgtcctgtgcccctcaaagcagtgtcctctgtaccctttcacttcacccctcccccactgtagtgtcctctgtcccccctctccccccagagCAGTGTCCTGTGTCCCcctaaagcagtgtcctctgccccttcagatcaccccccactgtagtgtcctctgcccctcccccccatagcagtgtcctgtgcccccccaagcagtgtcctctgtccccttcacatcaccttccTCCACTGTAGTGttcgctgccccccccccatagcagtgtcctgtgcccccccccccccaaagtagtgtcctctgtccccttcacatcaccttccTCCACTGTAGTgttcgctgccccccccccccatagcagtgtcctgtgcccccccccccccccccaaagtagtgtcctctgtccccttcacatcaccttcccctactgtagtgttctctgcccctccTCCATGGTAGTGTCCTGTGCCcctcaaagcagtgtcctctgtccccttcacttcaccccccccccccccactgcaatgTCCTCCCCCCCAAATAGCAGTGTCCTGtgtccccccaaagcagtgtcctctgccccccttcactgtagtatcctctgcccctccccatagcagtgtcctgtgccccccccaaaagcagtgtcctctgtcccctcaccccccccccccactgtagtgtcctctgcccctcccacccatatcagtgtcctctgccctcccaaagcagtgtccttttcccccctttacatcacatgcacccccccactATATTGTCCATAGTCGCGATCTACATGTCGGCTGCACACAGTTGCGATCGGTGCCTTGCCAACCCCCCGCCATAATGTATTTTATACACTTAATAGCTCAGTTCACACTCATTCATTTATTCTTAATCCTTAACAGCACCTCAATGCACCTTGCTAAAGTGAGTCCAGAATCTGGGGCCATAACGATTGGTAACAAAAGCACAGCGTGTAGGACAACCCATTGAAATAATTGAGCTGCCATAAGCACACTGCACCTGAGCGGGCATAAACGCGGGCATGCTGCCCCCACCTGCACAGAAGAAGGCAGTATAGCATGTATTGCTCCAAAGCAGCTTTCTCCTATTGCTCACGGCAGGCTGAAACTTGTGGTGCCTCATCTAGGACTGGAGCTTGACTCCATGCAGCTCATCTAATCCTCTCTCTGAGCCAATACAGACTCAGTGAAGGATGTCACAGGGGAGCGGAGCCATCCATTCACAGGGAGATTGTTGGTTGTTCCAGTCTGTGGGGATGGATGTACAGATGATGCGGCCCCTCCTCCGCATCGATGAAAAGAGCGATCTATTTTCTGCATCCGGCTACAGACTAGACTTCATAGAGCGGATACAGACCAGAACCGCTAATGATCGGGTGTAAAATGACAATATTACCTGCAGGAAACCTCACCCTGATCGAGACAATAAAGCttcaaatttctaaagaaaaaggaGGCCGTGTGCTTCCTCCACCCGACATTGAAAAGTCAGCCGACCTCACAtcagatatacagtggggggaaataatgatttgatcccctgcagattgtgtaaatttgcccacttacaaagaaattaagggtctataattgtttatcataggtgtattttatatgatagagacagaatatcaaccaaaaatccagaaaaaaaccacatgatacaaatgttataaattaagttgcagttcagtgagtaaaaataagtatttgatccccaagcaaaacatgacttagtagttggtggagaaacccttgttggcaatcacagaggtcagacgtttcttgtagttggtgaccaggtttgcacacatctcaggagggattttggtccactcttctttacagatcttctctaaatccttaaggtttcttggatgTCTCTTggaaactcgaagtttcagctccctccatttctctataggattaaggtttggagactggctaggccactccatgaccttaaagtgcttcttcttgaaccactcatACGTGCTTAggcggtatgtttggggtcattgtcatgctggaagacccatccatgacccatcttcagtgttctggctgagggaagaagattctcatccaagatcttacaatacatggccccgtccattggcccctcaatgcggcaaagtcagtctgtacctttatcagagaaacagccccaaagcatcatgtttccacctccgtgtgactgtagggatggtgttcttagggtcattgtcagcatttttcttcctccaaacacggcacaAGAAGGCacatgtctgaagtttgccaatgaacaatACTATCAGTgctaggacaaggtcatctagagcccatgcccatgccccccctttccctcaagatgtatgagcattatatgttagcgaacccccccccccccccaaaaaaaaaaacgcttactcACTATAAATTTCCCCTCCTCCCAGCGCAAATCCCCCCTGCTGAAACCGCCCCTCCCAGCCCAAATCTTtgccccaccatcccctccaccaCAAATTCCCTCCAcccaaaaaattggatttttggttgatatcctgtctctatcatataaaatacacctatgataaaaatgatagacccttcatttctttgtaagtgggcaaaacttacacaatctgcaggggagcaaatcattattttccccccactgtatactgaatATTGCATGCTCAGTAATGTGTCAATGTAACACTTGCAGGTATGTATCACCTCTCACATAGATCACaggactccccctgacaatgccttcttcTGCTTTTCTCTTACAGAAGGACGGCACAATCTTTGTTAAAGCATCAGCCAGGGTCACCATctgcttcctggactgagatgccggctcagagatgacacCATCATGTAAATTCCCTACTAATGCAGCCGTCATTGCTATCCACTTACACTCGGTTTGAGGTCAGAGGGCACCTCGGTGCTTAGTGCGTTCTGGAAGCTTGGCGTTGCCATTGAGACGGCGGGTGATTGACAGCTCCGTCCCTCTGACGCGCTGCTATCAGTTTTCGGGACGTCACATGATCCACTGGCTGGAGGCTCACCGCTGTCAGTGCTACAACTGTGAGGAGAGAAGAGGGTCAACCAACATCCATCATCAGCAATTCTCACTGCCTACAGCTCCAAAATATAACATCTATACATGTCATGtacagaactcagcacagggatggtgggaaccctctcataatgggcacagcgggtgtacagacccaggaactcggcacagggatggtgggatcccctcataatgggcacagtgggtgtacagaccccgaaactcagcacagggatggtgggaacccctcataatgggcacagcgggtgtacagacccgggaactcagcacagggatggtgggaaccctctcataatgggcacagtgggtgtacaaacccgggaacttggcacagggatggtgggaaccctctcataatgggcacagcgggtgtacagacccgggaacttggcacaggggtggtgggaactcctcataatgggcacagcaggtgtacagacccgggaacttggcacaggggtggtgggaactcctcataatgggcacagcaggtgtacagacccgggaactcagcacagggatggtgggaacccctcataatgggcacagcaggtgtacagacccggaaactcagcacagggatgatgggaacccctcataatgggcacagcgggtgtacagacccggaaactcagcacagggatgatgggaacccctcataatgggcacagcgggtgtacagacccgggaacttggcacggggatggtgggaactcctcataatgggcgcagcgtgtacagacccgggaacttggcacaggggtggtgggaactcctcataatgggcacagcaggtgtgcagacccggaaactcagcacagggatggtgggaaccctctcataatgggcacagcgggtgtacagacccgggaacttggcacagggatggtgggaaccctctcataatgggcacagcgggtgtacagacccgggaacttggcacaggggtggtgggaactcctcataatgggcacagcaggtgtacagtcccgggaactcggcacaggggtggtgggaactcctcataatgggcacagcaggtgtacagacctgggaactcagcacagggatggtgggaacccctcataatgggcacagcgggtgtacagacccggaaactcagcacagggatgatgggaaccccttataatgggcgcagcgtgtacagacccgggaacttggcacaggggtggtgggaactcctcataatgggcacagcaggtgtacagacccgggaacttggcacagggatggtgggaactcctcataatgggcgcagcgtgtacagacccgggaacttggcacagggatggtgggaactcctcataatgggcgcagcgtgtacagacccggaaactcagcacagggatggtgggaacccttcataatgggcacagcaggtgtacagacccagaaactctGCACAGGGtaggtgggaactcctcataatgggcacagcaggtgtacagacctgggaactcagcacagggatggtgggaacccctcataatgggcaccctTTAAAGCTTGCACCACTGTAACCAAGTGCACTGTATGTGTGAATAattccttaaagtataactacatgctcttttagttttgggtagggtagagagggattagaaatTAATAGTTTTAattgaaaaaagaagggggggggagttgtgcgcTTATTCAATATAATGTGCCGTTAATataaaacccaaaaataaaataaaataaagtgcaaaaaaagtcaAACCAAATGGTAGGAATCAGTTTATATAGAGATAAACAAAGCATCAGTCCAAAATCGATTGTAAAATTTAtagattggccgctcacctccaacACTGGCcaaaaggtcaaacaaggctcatcagatagCGAATGGGGAATCCTGCTGGTGGATCTGCGGGGATATTCAGGTCCTAAGCGAAGACGAAATGCTGCATGGAATCTTAGCACCAACACATCCTGCGCTCACTACTGGGTAGTTCTATATATAGAGAAAAGCTCGCTCCGAAAAACTACTACTTCTTGTGTAGATGGCACTGCTGTTATCACAATAGATCAATTTAATGGATTGGGATACAGTTGGGACCATTTCATGCCCCATAGTACCataacggagggagacaacaggaagtgagaggagatctacccctaggaagggaaattcactcccgtAAGAGTTATCTTAATACATTTTACAATCGATGTTGGACTGATGCTTTGTTTTCCTTCACTCAAGCTACCGTTCTATGAGACAGTTATCTCTATATAAACTGATTCCTACCATTTGGTTTtacttggactttttttgcattttattttagtttattttatttatgggTTTTATGTTAACGGCACATTATgttgaataagcgcaccactcccctcttcttttttcatttgtttctgCAGTGATTTTGAGTACACAACTAAGTGGTTGCAGCTGTTCACATgcattatatttttgtgtttttttttttgtttactctgATTTTCTATTTCACTATATTCATTGGAGTTTGATGTTCTAGTTTCACTTTAAACTACACATAGTAGCGTGCAAGTTTCATCCCTATAACGAatagttttaattgctgtctgtgcccctgttagggagactcACCCTCTATATCTGTCCTGGtgaataaaaatgaaacaaaatagcaacttttgggttgtcaccaggaatagtggagaaatcttccaattgggtaACTAGTCCTGGGGAGAACCagtgattccctcactttggaataATTTCCTTTGACTTCAggttttggatatgggacaggaagtgaagggaaatctccccaatgggttttaacattcccttactctatccaaaatgaaaaaaaaaaagttttacatttaatTCTACTTTAATGATGTGATTATGAATTTAGTGTTGTTTTTATACCTTCCTGGAGTTtcgcttaaaaaacaaaacaaaaaaatactatatatatatatatatatatatatatatatatacatatatatatatcaacacgaAATAAAGTAGatgttaaaatgtacaaaaaagaaaaaaaaaaacaatacattgtTTATGAATGAATTTACCTTTTCTTGATAAGGTCCAGAGCGGACCCTATGAGGCCATCCTTCATCTTCTGCAGCTTGGCACTGTAGCCGGACAAGTCAGTTGCCTCTAGAAGCAAAGACGGACAGCAAGAAGAGTGGGCTTCAGAAGCATGACCATGCTCGGCCACACCAGGGAATCCACCCAATCTACGTGCATCATCATGGGGTTCACACACAAGCTGGTCTTTCTCACTATGCATGGTTAGAGCCTGTAATGGGAAACTCGGAACAGGACTGGAACAAATGGGAGTGGTGAAAGCAGGCCGATATGAAGAGCAAGCTCTGTTGTCTAATGGGCTATACTCTACAGGGAGTGGAGCTGtgccatcagcattgccattgctCAAACACATCCTGGGTCGGGAGTCCGATGTCTCGCTGATTTCGATGGCCGGGGATGTAGATGTATCCTCCATAGTCATTGTCTCTTGGTCTGGCCTGCGGCTGGAGGTGTCTGTCTTAACTGTCCAGTGAGAGTTTTCATCCTTATAGTCTTGCTCTGGCTTATTTTTGGCCAAGGATTCAGCAATTTCCAAACCCTCGTTCCCCTTTGTTGTTGAGTTTTTCTCCTTGTTGCGCATTCTCTTGAACTCTTCGAATGTTGGGATGTACAATTTGCCCTTAGTGCCTGGCCTTTTAGCAGGGTCTGTTTCCCAACCTTTCCCAGGACACAGTCTCCGCTCACTGAATGACTCGGCAGTCTTTGACTTGACCAAACCACCAGCATCAGCCTCTCCTTGATACAGCGTCAGGTTTGGGGAACTGTTTTGCCTTCGTAGTTGTAGCCGTCTCCTGGCCTCCTGCTTTATTTGCTCTGGAGTAGTCCTGTGGGCTAAAAAGCTTGTGCAATGCCTGACCACTGCATTTGTGCTATTCGAAAGTGCAGAAGGTGTGCAGCAGGCCAACATATGCTTACAGTGGTGGCATGGTCTTTCCCCCGGGGTTCTGGCCACACAGTCGGCTATCAGAGTCTGTGGGCGAATAGGCCTAGCGGGCTCCACGGTCTTGGAGCTGTGAGTTCTGAGCTTTTCTTTCAGTTCCCGTTTGGCATCACTGTAGGAGACCTTGTCGTCCACTGTAGGGAAAAGCCAATGATGAAGTTTGGCAAGTGGGGGCATCGGCAGGTCCCGGTGAAAGGCTACCTTGTCGGTCACACCGTGGACAGGCAAGTTCTCCACCAACCCTTCCGACAGGTTGCGAGTGCTTCTACAGTGCAGAATAAATTCACTATCCAAGTTTCTGTAGTGTGCAAACACGCTAGACTCTGCCCAATGTAGGTTCTCCAAGCTCCGATACAGCCTGGGTTCAGCCATAGCACCAGGTGCTGTGTTGCCTACTTGCCATGCCCGAAGAGGGTGGCAATCTCCGCCCACGAAATGGCACCCTACACTCTTTAACGGATGCATGCTGCTCAGCAAGGGCTCCTCTAAGCCATGGTTTGTGCTCAGCGGGTAGCTGTAGGGGCTCAGGGTGGTTCTGGAATGTTCATGCAGATCATCGGCAGGGATGTATGTCATAGCAGATGAACATGGGAAGTTTGCACACGGATGTTGGAGGAGATAGAGGGGCCCGGGAATGCAGCCGTGATGATGCGGAGTGTCCATAGCATGGGGAGCAGGCCGCTTTGCTGAGAGTACTCACATGCTAGCAGTGGGGCTGAGCACTCTTTGTGGAAGCCGGAGTGGGGACATGGCTGGGGTAATCCGCTCAGTCGAGGCGCCCTtccagaaaataga
Proteins encoded:
- the LOC141147268 gene encoding uncharacterized protein encodes the protein MDTPHHHGCIPGPLYLLQHPCANFPCSSAMTYIPADDLHEHSRTTLSPYSYPLSTNHGLEEPLLSSMHPLKSVGCHFVGGDCHPLRAWQVGNTAPGAMAEPRLYRSLENLHWAESSVFAHYRNLDSEFILHCRSTRNLSEGLVENLPVHGVTDKVAFHRDLPMPPLAKLHHWLFPTVDDKVSYSDAKRELKEKLRTHSSKTVEPARPIRPQTLIADCVARTPGERPCHHCKHMLACCTPSALSNSTNAVVRHCTSFLAHRTTPEQIKQEARRRLQLRRQNSSPNLTLYQGEADAGGLVKSKTAESFSERRLCPGKGWETDPAKRPGTKGKLYIPTFEEFKRMRNKEKNSTTKGNEGLEIAESLAKNKPEQDYKDENSHWTVKTDTSSRRPDQETMTMEDTSTSPAIEISETSDSRPRMCLSNGNADGTAPLPVEYSPLDNRACSSYRPAFTTPICSSPVPSFPLQALTMHSEKDQLVCEPHDDARRLGGFPGVAEHGHASEAHSSCCPSLLLEATDLSGYSAKLQKMKDGLIGSALDLIKKSCSTDSGEPPASGSCDVPKTDSSASEGRSCQSPAVSMATPSFQNALSTEVPSDLKPSLCSPGCRRSSSDMTHEAGDSGKSQRGCRLRPHFSDPMPTDAVKRKQLELKIAAAARQHAHRQRQEKENGPMLMKANTTTSCSTGKEGNHSSRRSYRSRHRWSNISSLSTDSGIVGVSDERDECEGSTRPAKPGEVERADSGIGDALSRRWRARVAECSASLEAWEAHRPCIDCGESNFAMDTESRGKRRETLCMKCLTRRMERKEAVLEFVNTETSYREDLRIIKEEFYLPMQTAGLLTQEQLVIVFSNIQELIDLNEKFLEVLQEEIDQAFDQGDDDLMTICIGEIFLDFVNMLPAFQTYCLQQPTSVATLNALEKEKELLRIFLDVSQNDNTALRRMNLRSFLMAPLQRVTKYPLLLSRILKSTTDFHPDHSSLWEAKSRIESHLEHINMKTKQESNTWTLRSFRRESRKNREVTNIEMREMAIKLVGWPREETRFIKEGPLQLAQPTDGQWVKKGCKSLKFQNVHALLMVNAKRTSDSGLEGTSLEKTVKDAVLVLIKDKSNGKFAVLRDPLRLGQCVASVEPDCEEIFELLEIRKEGYVFRDSDSSRTQHWFRQIKSFSQELGSWQRRRNALPNIMISTVQNRSSN